The genomic DNA CGCTGGAGACGCTGCGTGCCTTCCCGTTCGACAAGATCAAGCTCGACCGGCTGTTCGCATCGGAAATCGTCGAGAGCGCGCAGGCGACCGCGATCATCCGCGCCGTCCTCGCGCTCGGCAAGAGCCTCTCGATACCGGTGCTCGCCGAGGGCATCGAGACGCACGAGCAGCTCGCCGTGCTGCTGCGCGAAGGGTGCGACGAGGCGCAGGGCTATCTGCTGGGCTATCCCGAACCGCCGCGTCAGGCCGAGCCGGGGCGCGCCGCCGCCTGAAGCCTCGACTTCGCCACCCGCCGGGGGATAGGGACCGCGGGTGACCGACCCGCTCGACATTCTCCACCACACGTTCGGCTTCTCCGGCTTTCGCGGCGTCCAGCAGCAGGTGGTCGATCGCGTCATGGCGGGCGCCAACACGCTGGCGGTGATGCCGACGGGCGCAGGCAAGTCGCTCTGCTACCAGGTGCCGGCGCTGGCGCGGCCCGGCACCGCGCTCGTCGTCTCGCCGCTCATCGCTCTGATGCACGATCAGATCCGCGCCGCCGACGGCTTCGGCATCCGCGCCGCCGCGCTCACCTCCGCCGACGACAACCGCGCCGAGACGATCGCAAGACTGAAGTCGGGCGATCTCGATCTGCTCTACGTGGCGCCCGAACGTGCGACGGGGGCGGGCTTCCGCGATCTCATCGGCCGCATTCCGCTCGCATTGATCGCGATCGACGAGGCGCATTGCGTCAGCGAATGGGGGCATGATTTCCGGCCCGATTACCGGCTGCTCCGCCCGCTGCTCGACACGCTCGATGCGCCTCGCCTCGCGCTCACCGCGACCGCAGACAAGGCGACGCGCGCCGACATCCTCGTCCAGCTCGGCATCCCCGCCGATGGTCTGATCCTCGCCGGGTTCGATCGGCCCAACATCCGCTACGCGATCCGCCCGCGCGACGGCATTTCGGGGCAGTTGAAGGCGTTGCTCGCCGAGCAGCCCGGCCCCGGCATCGTCTATGCGCCGAGCCGCGCCGCGACCGAGAAGATCGCCGAAAGCCTCTCCGCCAGCGGCCGCCGCACATTGCCCTATCATGCCGGGCTGGACCCCCGGGTGCGCGCCGCCAACCAGGCCGCCTTCGTCGCGTCGGAGGACATGGTGATCGCGGCGACGATCGCCTTCGGCATGGGGATCGACAAGCCCGACGTGCGCTTCGTCGCCCATGCCGGCCTGCCCAAATCGATCGAGGCTTATTATCAGGAGACCGGCCGCGCGGGGCGTGACGGCGATCCCGCCGAAGCGCATCTCTTCTGGGGCGCGGAGGATTTCTCGCGCGCGCGGCGGCGGATCGAGACCGAGGTGCCGGACGAGCGCCGCGCGGGCGAGCGGACGCGGCTCAACGCGCTCGCCGCGCTGGTCGAGGCGCCGG from Allosphingosinicella indica includes the following:
- the recQ gene encoding DNA helicase RecQ; protein product: MTDPLDILHHTFGFSGFRGVQQQVVDRVMAGANTLAVMPTGAGKSLCYQVPALARPGTALVVSPLIALMHDQIRAADGFGIRAAALTSADDNRAETIARLKSGDLDLLYVAPERATGAGFRDLIGRIPLALIAIDEAHCVSEWGHDFRPDYRLLRPLLDTLDAPRLALTATADKATRADILVQLGIPADGLILAGFDRPNIRYAIRPRDGISGQLKALLAEQPGPGIVYAPSRAATEKIAESLSASGRRTLPYHAGLDPRVRAANQAAFVASEDMVIAATIAFGMGIDKPDVRFVAHAGLPKSIEAYYQETGRAGRDGDPAEAHLFWGAEDFSRARRRIETEVPDERRAGERTRLNALAALVEAPGCRRAILLRHFGETPPASCGNCDNCLAPPATVDATEAARKLLSAAFRTEMRFGITHLVDVLAGKDSDKIHGFGHHNLSVFGIADESELGLMKPVARALLARDALRADEYGGLSFGPAARPILKGEELVELVLPSRKTRRRRERGGGANPEGDPLFEALRACRRDLAQAAGVPPYVVFHDSTLREMAAVRPTTMAALGGVTGVGDAKLERYGEAFVAVIRGFAD